AAGGACAGGTGCGGGAACAGGGCGTAATCCTGGAACATGAAGCCCACGCGCCGGGCGCGCGCCGGCAGGTTGATGCCGGCGTTGGCATCAAAGAGGGTGTCGCCGTTCAGACGAATGACGCCGTTGTCCGGTGTCAGCAGACCGGCGATGGCGTGCAGGGTCAAGGATTTGCCGGATCCGGACGGCCCGAACAAGGCCAGCCGCTCTTCCATGAAGGAAAACTGCGAGGCCAGCTCGAAGCGCCGGCCTTTGCTCTCCATGGTCATGGCGATATCCACGTGAATGCGCATGCAACTCTCCACCCCCTTCTCCACCCGACACCATCAGCTGCTCTTTTACAACCAGCCGCCTTTCCGGAAAGGGAGCTTCGGGGGAAGAACCTTGTGCAGAAAGGTTCCCCCCCGAAAAGATTCATGGTGCTACGGCTTCTGGAATCCAAACCCTTCCAGCACGGCCATCCCTTCAGGCGAACGGACGTACTCCATAAACTTCCTGGCCAGGGCGGCATCGGCAGCGCCCTTGGTCACGGCAATGGGGTAGGTGACGGGTTCATCCAGGGGCAACGACTGCAGGATGGCCACGGCTTCCTTTTCCTTGTACGCGTCGGTACGGTAGACGAAGCCGGCATCAGCCTCGGCACGACGCAGATAGTCCAGCACCTGGCGCACGGACTCGGCAAACACAAACTTCTTCTCCAGTGTGCCAAACAGGTTGTGCTTTTCCAGGTACTTTTTGGCGTATTGCCCGGCGGGCACGCTTTCCGGTGTCCCGATGGCCACCACCTTCACGGCAGCGCCCGTCAAGTCCTCCACCTTGGCCACCTTGGCCTTGTTGGCCATGGGCACGGCCAGCACCAGGTCGTTCTTCACAAAGTCGGCACGGGTGGAGGCGTCGATGAAGCCCTTCTCCACCATCGTATTCATCCATTTCGGATTGGCCGAGGCAAACACATCCACCGGCGCGCCCTGCTCGATCTGCTTGGCCAGGGGGCCGGACGCGGCAAAGTTGAAGAGTATCTTCACATCGGGATTGGCCGCTTCAAACTTTTTGCCAATGGCGGTGAAGGCGTCCGTCAGGCTGGCGGCCGCCGAAACGGTCAGGTCCTTCGCCGCGGCCGGCACGGCCATGGCGACAACAAGCAGCAAGGAAATCAGCATCTTTTTCATCATGTGCGTTCCCTCAATAACGTGGTTTGAGCAGACGGGACGTGGCGACCAGCAGCACGATGCACACAACGGACACGATGCACACCAACAGGTTGGCGCGCGCATCGTCCCCCGCCTGCACGGCTGAATACACCGCCAGGGACAAGGTCTGGGTCCTGCCGGGCAGGTTGCCGGCAATCATGAGGGTGGCGCCGAACTCCCCCATGGCCCTGGCCAACGCCAGCATGGACCCTGCCAGAATCCCCCGCCAGGCCAACGGCAGGGAAACGAACAGGAACACCTCCCACTCCCCCGCACCCAGGGTGCGCGCCGCCTGCTCGCAACTGGCCGGCACGCCCTCCAGGGCTGCCCGCGCCGTGCGATACACCAGCGGGAACGCCACCACCAGGGAAGCCAGCACGGCCCCCTGCCAGGTGAAGATCAGCCGCACGCCCAAATACTCCTCCAGCATGCCGCCCAGCGCCCCGTTTCTGCCAAAAACCACAAGCAGGTAATACCCCAACACCGTGGGGGGCAGCACCATGGGGAGCGTGAGCACTGCGTCCAGCACGTCCTTGAAACGCCAGCGCAGGCGCATGACGGCCATGGCCGCCAGGGAGCCCAGCACCAGCGCGAAGCACGTAGCAATAAAGGAGACTTTGAGTGTGAGCCAGAGCGGCGAAAGAATATCCTGCGGCATGGTGAATCTGTAACGTCCCTTGCAGGTCGTGGGCAAGCCGTGCACGCGTTCCGGGGAACCCGTGTCCAGAAGCTGTTTAGAAATACTCCGCGAGAGGCGCTACGCCGCGGCCTCCAGGTCTGGGACCGGCAATTCCACAATGAATGCGCTGCCCTGGCCCCAGGCGGATTCCGCCCAGATGGCGCCTTTGTAATGCTCCACGATCTGCCGGCAGATGGCCAGCCCCAGGCCTGTGCCCGCAGGCTTGGCCACGCGGGTGTCATGCCCGGCCACCTGATAGAACTTGTCGAAAATGCGTTCCAGATCCGCCAGATGAATGCCCTGGCCCGTGTCTTCCACGCGCAGTTGCAGCACGCCGGCCCTGGGCATGCCGGCTTCCAGCCGCACCTGCCCGTGGGTGGTGAACTTGATGGCGTTGTGCAGCAGGTTGATGAGCACCTGGGTCACGCGGTCTGGATCCACCATCAATTCGGGCAAGGCCGGGGCAATCTCCACCACCAGACGCACATCCGGCTTCTGGGCGAACTGGCTGGAGACGGCGCGCACCGCCTGCGTCACCAGCGTGTCCGGAGCAATGCGCGCATCGCGCCAGTCCATCTTGCCGGACTCGATCTTGGCGAGGTCCAGCAGATCGTTGATGAGCCGCGTCAGCCGCTCGCCTTCCAGACCGATGATCTCCAGATTGTCCAGAATACGCCGGCCGCGGTCGGCCAGCCGGCCTTCATCTCCGGCCAGCCCCTGAAAATGCCTGGAGAAATCCTTGGCGATGAGCTTGGCGAATCCCAGAATGGACGTCAGCGGGGTGCGCAGTTCGTGGGACACGGATGTCAGGAAGCTGGTTTTCATCTGATCCAGCTCCAGCAGGCGGACATTGGCCGTCTCCAGCTCCACGGCTTTCTGGCCCAGATCCCGGGTGCGGGCTTCCACCAACTGTTCCAGGCGACGGTTGAGCCGGGCCAGCGCTTCTTCCGCCCATTTGCGTTCGGTGATGTCCTGCAGGATGCCGCGCATGCGTTCGGGACGGCCCCGGGCGTCCCGGCTCACCTCGCCAGCCTCGGCCACCCAGCGCTCGCTGCCGTTGGCGTGCAGGATGCGATGCTCCACGTTGTAGCCCACCCCGTGGCGGAAGGAGGCCCCCACGGCGTCTAGCACCAGCTTGCGATCGTCCGGATGCACCCGCTCCAGAAAGGATTTGTACGTGCCGGCGAACTCGCCGGGCTGCATGCCGAACATGGGGGCGATGGCATCGGACCAGAACAGCCGGCCCGAAGGGATGTCCCATTCCCAGGAACCGATATTGGCCGCCTTCTGGGCCAGGGCATAGCGTTCCTCGCTGGCCTTGAGGGCCCCCAGGGCCGCGTTGCGCTCCAGCACCGTGCCCAGCATTTCCGCCGCCATGGCCAGCAGGGTGGACTCCTCTTCCTGAAACGCCCGCCTGCCCCACATGACCCCGGCCACCAGGGCCCCGCGCATCCCCGAAGAGGAAGCCACCGGCACGGCCATGAAGGAGCGGAGGCCTTCGGCCTGGAGCACCTGGCGCAATTCCCCCGCCGGGGGCGGCAGGCTTTGCACATCTGCCACGCGGAGGGCATCCGTGCCCCGCAGCTTGGAAAGCAGCCACCCGTATTGCCCGATCGTTGAGGCGCGCCGTGCGGCATCGGCCGCGGGCGTTCCATCTGCCCGCCACTCGTGGGCCAGCCGGAGCTTGTGCTCTGCACCGCGGTCTGTCCCACGCATCACGGTGAAGACGCTATCCGCCGCCAGAAACTGCCCCAGCATGGCCAGCACCGCTTCGGCCGCGGCGCTGGTTTCTCCCAGCCCGCTTTCCAGACAGCGCCGGGAAATCTGCGCCACCAGCAGTTCGATTTCCAGCCGACGAACCAGCCGCTCGGTCATGGCGTTGAAGGCCTGGCCCAGCTCGCCCACCTCGTCCAGGCCGGTCACGGGCGCAGCGGCCGCCAGATCGCCGGCGGCCACCCGTCGGGCAGCCTGGGTCAGCCGTCGCACTGGCACGGTGAGGACCCTGGCCAGTCCCGCGCCCAGCAGGACCGCCAGCAACATCACCGCCAGGGTCAGGCCGACAAGCCAGTGGAGTTGGTGCCGCAGAGGAGTCATCACCAGGGATTCCGACTCAAAAAATGCCATCTTCCAGGGCTGTGTCTGCAGGGTGGCCAGGGCGAACACCAGTGCATCCGCCGGTTTTCCCTCACCGCGATGCAGTCGCGCGGCATGCAGGCCATGCGGAGTGGGAGCGTGGCGCAGCCCCTGCAGCAGGGAAGAGTCTTCGCCATCCCCCAGGGCTTCGAGCCGCCAGGCGGGTTGCAGGCGCAGCGCGCCGGCCTCGACAAATCCGAGGTGTCCGCAGGCCAGCAGCAGGTTGCGATCCTCCACCAGCACGGGGAACGAGGGCCGGCCGTCCAGTGCAGCCTCGGCCATGACCAGTTGCTGGAGCACATCCAGGGTGTAGGCCACCCGGAGCACGCCGAGGATGCGGCCGTGTTTCGATGCATCAAACACCGGCGCGGCAAAGACCAGACCATGGCGCATGCCGGCCTCGCGGGCGCGGGAGGAACCGGGCTGGGAATCAATCATGCACACGGGCGCGCCCGCAGTCAGCACGAGCTGCGCATACGGCGCCTCGCCATGGTGGTCGCCCGGGCGCAGGGCTCCGGAGGCCGCGACCACCACGCCTGCGGCGTCCAGCACGGCATGGTCGGCCAGAAAGATGGCCTGCTCGCCGGCCAGGGAATCCAGCAAGGCGCGCAGCCTCTCGCCCGCGGCAGGGGAGACGGCAGCAGGATCCTGCAGGGCGGCGGCCAATTCCGGCAGCCTGGCAAGCATGGTCACCCGTTCCAGATTGCCGCGCAGCAGGCCGTCCACGCGCAGGGCTGCACGGGCGGCGGCCGCATGCAGGGAGGAGGAGGCAGCCTCCCGCAGCACATGGCGCGTATGCAGGTGCTCCAGGGCCACGAAGGCCGCCAGGGGAGTCAGTCCCATCACCACCATGCAGCACATGAGCCGCATGCGCCAGGAGCGGGGATACAGCCGCCACCGGAGCCGCACCCCGGCCTGCCGGGCCAGGCGCAGCAGACGGGCGGGCAGTTTCAGACGCAGGCGCGCCAAAAAACCGGGCCTGCCATGCGCAGACGCATCAGGCCCTGGCGAACGGCGGCGGTTGTTGCTCGTCATGCACCCCTCATTGCGGCGATCTTCCCTCCCGGTCAGGTGTAGATGAGGACGTACCCGGATGCAAGGCCTACCGTCCGGCTGGCATGTGATCTCCTGCCCTCTGGAAACTCCGGGCAAAGCGCTGTACAAGGCGCGCATGCCACACACCACCCTGCCCCGTCGTGTCCCGGCCCTCATGCTCCAGGGCTGCAGCTCCAATGCCGGCAAGAGCGTGCTTGCCGCGGCGTTCTGCCGCATGCTCTTGCAGGATGGCCACGCCGTGGCCCCCTTCAAGGCCCAGAACATGAGCCTGAATTCCTATGTCACCCTGCGCGGGGAGGAACTGGGCCGCGCCCAGGCCACCCAGGCCATGGCCTGCCGCCTGGAACCGGACGCCCGGATGAACCCCGTGCTGCTCAAGCCGTCGTCATCGTCCGGCTCACAGGTCATTCTGATGGGCAAGCCGGTGGGACACATGAAGGTGGCGGACTACATCCAGTTCAAGCCCACCGCCTTTGAAACCGTCACCCGTGCGTATGACGAGCTGGCTGCCGAGCACGAGGTGATGGTCATCGAGGGTGCCGGCAGTCCGGCGGAAATCAATCTCAAGTCCCATGACATCGTGAACATGGCCGTGGCCCGCCACGCCCGCGCCACGGTGCTGCTGGTGGGAGACATAGACCGCGGCGGCGTGTTCGCCCATTTTGTGGGCACCCTGGCGCTGCTGCCTCCGGACGAGCGGGAGATGATCGCCGGGCTACTCATCAACCGCTTCCGCGGGGACGCCTCCCTGCTGGCGCCGGCCTTTCCGGAAATGCACACCCGCACCGGCAAGGACGTGCTGGGCGTGG
This sequence is a window from Megalodesulfovibrio gigas DSM 1382 = ATCC 19364. Protein-coding genes within it:
- the modA gene encoding molybdate ABC transporter substrate-binding protein: MMKKMLISLLLVVAMAVPAAAKDLTVSAAASLTDAFTAIGKKFEAANPDVKILFNFAASGPLAKQIEQGAPVDVFASANPKWMNTMVEKGFIDASTRADFVKNDLVLAVPMANKAKVAKVEDLTGAAVKVVAIGTPESVPAGQYAKKYLEKHNLFGTLEKKFVFAESVRQVLDYLRRAEADAGFVYRTDAYKEKEAVAILQSLPLDEPVTYPIAVTKGAADAALARKFMEYVRSPEGMAVLEGFGFQKP
- the modB gene encoding molybdate ABC transporter permease subunit, translating into MPQDILSPLWLTLKVSFIATCFALVLGSLAAMAVMRLRWRFKDVLDAVLTLPMVLPPTVLGYYLLVVFGRNGALGGMLEEYLGVRLIFTWQGAVLASLVVAFPLVYRTARAALEGVPASCEQAARTLGAGEWEVFLFVSLPLAWRGILAGSMLALARAMGEFGATLMIAGNLPGRTQTLSLAVYSAVQAGDDARANLLVCIVSVVCIVLLVATSRLLKPRY
- a CDS encoding ATP-binding protein, translated to MTSNNRRRSPGPDASAHGRPGFLARLRLKLPARLLRLARQAGVRLRWRLYPRSWRMRLMCCMVVMGLTPLAAFVALEHLHTRHVLREAASSSLHAAAARAALRVDGLLRGNLERVTMLARLPELAAALQDPAAVSPAAGERLRALLDSLAGEQAIFLADHAVLDAAGVVVAASGALRPGDHHGEAPYAQLVLTAGAPVCMIDSQPGSSRAREAGMRHGLVFAAPVFDASKHGRILGVLRVAYTLDVLQQLVMAEAALDGRPSFPVLVEDRNLLLACGHLGFVEAGALRLQPAWRLEALGDGEDSSLLQGLRHAPTPHGLHAARLHRGEGKPADALVFALATLQTQPWKMAFFESESLVMTPLRHQLHWLVGLTLAVMLLAVLLGAGLARVLTVPVRRLTQAARRVAAGDLAAAAPVTGLDEVGELGQAFNAMTERLVRRLEIELLVAQISRRCLESGLGETSAAAEAVLAMLGQFLAADSVFTVMRGTDRGAEHKLRLAHEWRADGTPAADAARRASTIGQYGWLLSKLRGTDALRVADVQSLPPPAGELRQVLQAEGLRSFMAVPVASSSGMRGALVAGVMWGRRAFQEEESTLLAMAAEMLGTVLERNAALGALKASEERYALAQKAANIGSWEWDIPSGRLFWSDAIAPMFGMQPGEFAGTYKSFLERVHPDDRKLVLDAVGASFRHGVGYNVEHRILHANGSERWVAEAGEVSRDARGRPERMRGILQDITERKWAEEALARLNRRLEQLVEARTRDLGQKAVELETANVRLLELDQMKTSFLTSVSHELRTPLTSILGFAKLIAKDFSRHFQGLAGDEGRLADRGRRILDNLEIIGLEGERLTRLINDLLDLAKIESGKMDWRDARIAPDTLVTQAVRAVSSQFAQKPDVRLVVEIAPALPELMVDPDRVTQVLINLLHNAIKFTTHGQVRLEAGMPRAGVLQLRVEDTGQGIHLADLERIFDKFYQVAGHDTRVAKPAGTGLGLAICRQIVEHYKGAIWAESAWGQGSAFIVELPVPDLEAAA